The Lytechinus pictus isolate F3 Inbred chromosome 5, Lp3.0, whole genome shotgun sequence DNA segment cGGTATTTGGACACAAATAAACTAATCTCAACCTGAATCACAAACAGATCTGGAACGACCAAACAAAATGAAGAATAGTTTGATATCACTCAGAATGCGATTTTCTGTTATTGGTTGCGTAGCTCTAGGGTGAGTCGGAAACCAACGTTTAACTCACTTAACTTGTATTCATAGAGTTCAAAGTGATGTTACAGTCACATCAACGTTATCGACCCCATTTCAATAAAGGTAGGCGGTTCCAGGGGGCCGATGGGGTCGCGGGCCCCCCTATTGACTGcgcaaaaaaggaggaaaacgaaaaaaaaaaatggaaggtgggaggaaaggaaaaaaaggataaaGAGGAAGGTGaacaaaaaagaggaaggacataattagaaattaaaaaaaaacttctggTGATTATATAAAActaaaaatttcgctcgcgagTGAGATAACAGTTTGCTCAAGAGAATGGGACCTAAAATATcatgtttttaagtcaataaGCTCGCTAttcgagttttcattattttgtgtcagCGAGATACGCATCTAGATATTAAATAAAATGttgaatatcatatattttagctcgcgctacgAGCTTGCATTATTGGATTAACGAGATACGTATCCCCTTCACGAATTTTCAAAAATAGCTAGTCCTtgaaatgcccctcttcaggtcagTAGACCTAtctcaaatattttattatactATTTTCATTGAGATAAATTAATTCTTTAACAAAAACGTGCTTAAACTGTTCaggttttcaggtcggaatataaaaaaaaatcagctcgttATTCGCATCGTTTGTTTAGATtcatacccatcctgttcatggttaaaataatgCTTAAAAGGTCAAGGTTCTAGGTAGAAATACCCATGTtttccagctcgcgctgcgcaaTCAGACTATTTTATTGTTGagatatgtatttctttatgaGTCACTACAAATAGTCCTGCCTTTTAGGTCAGAGTGTCAAAAATTGCATATGCATTTTCTTCATGAGTAACTGCAAACGGTCCTAACCCaatcccttttcaggtcatAATGTCGAcaatttcagctcacgctttgcGCTCAAATTAATCGGTAACAcactttgatttaaaaagattGCTTCGAAGTATATATATAACTATATAATGATATTACATTTTGCATGTTGGACACAGATGAGATAAGAGGCAAAGAGGTAATGCATTGTTAAAGttccaacaaaatttatttccaagtccaaattttcgacgtaaaCCCACGTCTTCTTCGcattttgcgctcgcatcatttatttgcTTTATGACATACCCATTTTTTGTAAGAATAAACGAACAAAAACAGCCGATCGGGAGGATGTTGGTGAAAGTAtttttcagcccccccccccccctctattggcgaaagctgcaTCTGCCACGGCTTCATTTCGTAACTGGTACGTCattttggagtcggtttcattggtgtgatGTGGGTCTGAAAGTTTGTTACAGGTCCGAGTTGGTGTAGTACATTCATACCCGTATCCTCTCAAGGTCGAATGAATCAACCGCGCTATTACTTTCCAATCGATAATATAGTCTGAGAGTTAATGAGTGTATTTAGTATTATAGAAACACATGTATATCGATTAGGCCGAACACGACACATGCTTCAGTCATACCAACGAATCGAAGAGCGAGTGCATGGCATCGAACGTACGTAGTATTTAGGACCAATCTGGAGTCGGTTTGCAGGTGAGCTGGTGAGACGGTGCCGTAACTCGAAAGTACTATCAATTATTTGTGCTTCCACACAATGTCTACGGTGCTACTATTAGAGCCGGCTCAGCCGAGTGATTGGCTCTAATGATCATCGAAAATGGTGATCTTTCGGCAGTGAAGCAATTTGATTCAGTTGTACGCagttttaattttcatcaaagtTTCTTTAAACCTGTGCCATTCttgtttttaaagagaaatattCTCCATTCCACATAATCTGATTCAAGCTTTGGATCATGATTATATaccaagggtagccacttcaattattgttttaatttgaaGCATGCCCTCCATAACTTAATatgctattacatgtataacccTTCTCAATTCTCAATAGTCGAGCGCATGAGGTCCAGTTTTCCAAATTTTGGTGTGAATTGGTTGGGCGTCAAACCCGCGACCACCCGATGATGAGGCGGAGGCGCTTTACCACGAAGTGACCGCTCCCGGTTTTTAGCTTAAGAAGTAGtcattcaatattaatttccttGGTATGACCGGCCCCCTCCCACCTAGGCCTGCAACTCCACcctaaaaattgaattgaatcctTTGGTCCTTTGACGTTTGTCTAGGCGACTCCTGAAACCACTGGAACGTTTCGAGGCGAACCCAATTTAACCTGACACTCTTTAAATTGAATTCAAAGGAAGCCTAACACGCAATGACACCCATCAAAGTACTCACATTAACATGGATAGAGAGTTTTTATCTTGCAGCaaatttcatgtcattttcattaaatCATGCTTAGTTTTCCCCGTTTCACCCCCAATCTACCTGCAATTTCTTTGAAACATTACCCAGGGCATTATAAAATTGTTATCTAGGATACAGGGATGATTAATGTGTCGTAAACAATGAGTAACGGCGGGATCTTCGTTGAAGGTGCTGCTGGAGAGCAAAGCGTAAGTGAATATAACCATGGCAATTATTACACGTAGATAAATAGATGGCAGATCAAGGCAAAATTGctttatttgcaatcaatcaatcagaaaaaaataatctaatTCCAAATTTACTTCGCTGAAATCACATGATAAATCAACAAATTTAATACGAAAGTTTTTGGGTGATCTTGGAGAGAGAACTGTTTTCCTTCACATGGCTATCCTTCATTAAATTGTTGGCGTAACTTGATGAATGATGACCATATCATTCCTTTTCTTTACGTTTGCAAGACTTTAAACGCCCGTCctatgttttattattgatttgACACTTATTCATCTTGGATATTTCTCTCCTTTGTTATtgttaataatgtttttttgGTTTCTGTTCTTTCTTTTGACTTAATTTCCAGCAATAACGTCTCATAGGAGACGATGAATGTCGCCACAAATatcctccttctctctctcctgaCCTTGTTTGCTTCACGACACGTCCACGCGTATAGGATAGCACGGCGACGTCGAACCGGCGCACGAACCACCTTCCGACATACAACATCTGAGTCGGCTTCAACAAGTATGCCCCAATGCGATCCCACCACATGTTGTAGCATTAACACCTGTCTTAAATATGTGATTCAACCTGAGAAATTATGTCAAGGAAAACAAGAACAAGTAAGTTCGTGATCAGAAAAGAATGTCACACCGTCGTTACATTAATCTGACATGTACATGATATAGAGACGATCATAATTCCCTTttcttgtttatttgtttgtttgttttgtttgtttgttttcatggggggggggctccacAGTCTTCTCCTTCGCCTCAttacatattcaatattttatcaCTTTTTACTATATACTGTTATTGGGTTAGAATCTCATAATAATTAATTTTAAATGAATCGTCGCCAAAACGATTTTTGTAGGATCCTTATCAGGACCGATCTTAGATACCTACAAGTCCTTTTATGCAATACAAGTTACATTTATAAAGCGCATTTCACTCATATTTCAATGCACGTTACAATTATAGCATACACATATcacgaaataaataaaaatatatctataATAGCGATAAGTCTAGGATAAAATACATATTAATTGACATTTACTACATGGAATAACAGAACTAAGGAATTAAAGAGGAAGAAGGCCGAAATATCTGtgtgtttttttcttaaaatcatgGCCGTAAATCTTTTCTTCTATTGTTCTCCCTGTTTCTGAAATTCCATACAAAAAAAGCCTTGTGTcatattatcattgtcataCCTCACTCTATATCTCCCATTTTATCTTCTCATTTACAGAATAAATTCCAACGTGATTCAATTTTGCCGGATTCCACGTGGCCTTTTATTAACCAGAACTCTGCAAGTGGTCTTCGCTTCCCACCCTTTTGGTTACCCGCCTCATCGTCACCAATCTCCTCGTccaaattatcatcatcaagatATCATCATGATGATTTCCCAATTATACAACTCACAGAAGAACAGGAGTTTATAGCACGAACGTACTACAGCAGGTAATAACATAAGGCgccattatcatttattatttacacTCCATCTAATTTGGTTATTCGTTTGAGGGTTAATTTACAACTATAGGGTGCATCTAAACACAAGAGTATTTCGgtgcatcatgaaaaaaatatgcgtACTGTATTCTCACAATAACTTTGGTAAGCTATTGGGCAATGACAAATAAATATTAAGTTATacgtataataaaaaaaaaatctgtatctGGTATTTAAGGGCAATAAATGTGTtctcattcattttattattttctatttcgCGTATATTTATGTTTAGCAATCACCCAAAGTGTATTCCGAATcgaaatttatcacaaaaatgcaATTGCTTTAAACCTGAAAACGCCAGGAGCTATAAGAAGCTACCGATATTTGAACTCTTTGTAACTATTATAAAAAAACCGAGTGCCACTTCTGTCAGAAATAAATATCTCCAAACATATGCGGcggaagcagggggggggggacacgtccccctccCCCTACAttttagggggaggggagagttcccccccccccaaaaaaaaaaaaaaaggacgaaagaaaggaagaagaaatgaaggaagaaagaaagaaaaaaagaaaggaaaaagggaaggaagaaagaacgATAAGAAAAAGGATAACAAGTAAACTAAACAGCTGAAACAAGATATATCAAAACCTACTTACAACAgtaaa contains these protein-coding regions:
- the LOC129262363 gene encoding uncharacterized protein LOC129262363, producing the protein MNVATNILLLSLLTLFASRHVHAYRIARRRRTGARTTFRHTTSESASTSMPQCDPTTCCSINTCLKYVIQPEKLCQGKQEQNKFQRDSILPDSTWPFINQNSASGLRFPPFWLPASSSPISSSKLSSSRYHHDDFPIIQLTEEQEFIARTYYSRFFRRRDQLPPIPNDSNPDSPSILSKRTSDGARSKRSLSYVCPRNEQWEDVMLAINADDQLVQMVQLSDSRQWLLTESCQYTQSPTVSNVICQEVTRLVPAVVVDSVTSEVQHQFIKVHCCVGIKVD